The following coding sequences are from one Arachis hypogaea cultivar Tifrunner chromosome 7, arahy.Tifrunner.gnm2.J5K5, whole genome shotgun sequence window:
- the LOC112702837 gene encoding uncharacterized protein translates to MEKKVLDLVLVPCGLLAMVAYHLWLLQKVVRQPTKTIIGVNAFNRRLWVQAMMEDGTKNGVLAVQSLRNNIMASTLLASTAIMLSSLIAVLMTSGGVLMTSSGGAAGLDSSYHGGGFNGRNPATMTVISEVFGDRSELCLSLKFFSILVCFLLAFLLNVQSIRYYSHASILINVPFKKLSTSLRHQMLTAEYVATTVNRGSYFWSLGLRAFYFSFPLFMWIFGPIPMFVSTFVLIFILYFLDFTFECGWTGISDHSCDDVENGDHNHNGDIEIGKPN, encoded by the exons ATGGAAAAGAAGGTTCTTGATCTCGTTCTCGTTCCGTGTGGTCTCCTTGCAATGGTAGCATACCATTTATGGCTTCTTCAGAAAGTTGTGAGGCAACCCACCAAAACCATAATTGGTGTCAATGCATTCAATCGCCGTTTATGGGTTCAAGCTATGATGGAG gatGGGACGAAGAATGGGGTTCTTGCAGTGCAATCTTTAAGGAACAACATAATGGCGTCAACACTTTTGGCCTCCACCGCCATAATGCTTTCTTCGCTAATAGCCGTCTTAATGACCAGCGGCGGAGTCTTAATGACCAGCAGCGGAGGAGCAGCCGGCCTTGACAGCAGCTACCACGGCGGCGGCTTCAACGGCAGAAATCCAGCAACCATGACGGTTATCTCTGAGGTTTTTGGTGATAGAAGTGAATTATGCCTCTCCTTAAAGTTCTTCTCAATATTGGTATGTTTCTTGCTTGCATTCTTGCTCAACGTTCAATCCATAAGGTACTATAGCCATGCAAGCATCCTCATCAACGTCCCATTCAAGAAACTATCCACCAGCCTTCGCCACCAGATGCTCACGGCGGAGTATGTTGCCACCACCGTCAACCGGGGGAGCTACTTCTGGTCCCTCGGCTTGCGCGCCTTCTACTTCTCTTTCCCTCTCTTCATGTGGATCTTTGGACCTATTCCCATGTTTGTTTCAACTTTTGTTCTCATTTTCATTCTGTATTTCTTGGATTTTACCTTTGAGTGTGGATGGACAGGGATATCTGATCATTCTTGTGATGATGTTGAAAATGGAGATCATAATCACAATGGTGATATAGAAATTGGAAAGCCTAACTAG